A stretch of DNA from Besnoitia besnoiti strain Bb-Ger1 chromosome II, whole genome shotgun sequence:
AGGCACTGCACGCACacggcgagagaagagaagaggcgcgcgagtcgcAGGGCGTGCCAAGTCCTGCCCTGGTGCAGAGCGGATAAGCGAACGAACGCACCACCGGCGGGCAAACGCCGGCGAGCCAGCAGACAGGAAATCAAACCACGTTTAAGGTTCAGAGTCACACGCCTGGGAGCACTTGCGGCGACATCCGACGCCGGAGAACGACACAGACGGCAGTGGAGTCGACCCCGCGGGTAcacgcgacggcggacgcgcggcgccgtctggcCCGAGAAGCAGCCACaggccgcccgccgcaccAACTACAGACTTCGGAGAGAGTGCGTGGAGGGCTAtgcagcgacgcagggagCCGCACTGCGGAGCCGAAGAAAACGGCAAAGACACAGGGCTATACGAATCGACGCAGGAGCGTTCAacacagacgccgcagaacGCACAGGGCGCATCTGCGGGCTtttgcgcctctctcttctcgtcgcATCTTACCGACAGCAGCCCGGGAGACAGCCAGCGTGTTTTTGCCGAGGCCCAGGAGCGCCTTGGCGAAGTTGAGCACGAAGGCGCCCTTCTGGTCATGCGGTCcactctgcgcctctgcatcgTCGTCTTGCGGGTCGCTTCCGCCGTGGTCGTTGCGCCGACTCCGTTCCTCCCTCCTCAGGCAGCGGCTCTCAGTGGCTAACATCAGAGGCGaaaggacggcgaggcaaGCTTCGCGCACCGctgagagaggcagcgccgtcTCAGTCCGGTCGGAAATGATCCTCTCAGTCTGCGTGGTGAACTCGACAAGCAGCgcctgaagcgccgcgagtgcGCCCGGCGAtgtgccttccgcgccgaGCGGGCCGTGGTGCGGGAGCAgcaggagaggcagagcgaagcggcggattgcgcggaagagagacgcCAGTGCAGCAGGCGGACACCCCTCGATCTCGCTCAAGAGTCCCAACGCCAccacgcgaggcagcgagagcaCAGACGCTGAGGGCGAGCGgacccgcgacgccgcgaggcgcgcgaactCAGAGTCCTGATCAGACGCGCGCTGAATGtggagcgccagcgcagagaggagacgctcaGAGAGCAACTCGAGCTCCGCTGCTGGGCAGACCACCAAGATCTCTTCGCGGGGCAAGCTCGAGGGGGGCaaaggcagagacagaagagacagagacgccgaACCCGAGGGGGAAGCCGAagggggcgaagaggaaggtgcagcgtcgctcgcctgGAAGtgctccgcagccgctggcgccctTTGAGCCATCATCTCATGCTGGAGGAAACACCCGACGAGGGAGGAACACGCGAGAGGGGCAGCAGCGtcggaggagacggcgcgcgaggcgcgcagagtcgCCGAAGACAAAGTATCCAGAAGCGTCGCACGCGCACGGTGGAAGCTGCTGATGACGCCAGGCCACGACGAGAAATCTCCAACTTCCGCGAACGCAAAcaaggacgaagaagagcacGACGCAGAACGCGGGTCggccggagagagaggcagcgacgagacgggcatgcgagacggcgacgacgacaaCGTCGTGAGGAGGGAGCCAGAGCCTGGCAAAACGCACAACGATGGCAAACAAAATAACCTATTTTCGACCTTTCAGCCGCTCCtggcctctcctccctccccccccctcccccgcccaAGCTACAGATCTGCTGTAAAGCGATTAGGAACCGCCTTGAACggctcgcttcgccgtctcgtcCCTCCTTAGCTGCCAGTCTCTGTGGCGTTACCCTACCCTTTCGGTCGCCCTCTCCCGTCTCCAGCAGCGAGGCAAGCGCCGCGTGGCGATGCTGGGTAGCCAGAGGCCGGTTGACCTTGGCTAGGAAGACAAGAAACAAGCGGAGGGACGCCTTCTTCATGCGGTCTTCCATGTCCGcatccgcagctgccgccgcatccGTGCCGCagggcgtcgcaggcgccaaAGTGTCCGCAGTGGGAGGAAGCAGGTGCGACACGGAAGCAGCGAGCAagcagagcgccgcagaaACTAGGATTAGGTCACCTGGACAGACATACATCAACCCAGGCAAGGAACTCGAAACGAGGTGCTCACGGTACAGTCCGCGTCGACCGTCCCGCCAACCCTAAACCTGACGAGGGTGAAAACAGCGAGACGAACAAGCcgcctctcggcgctgcggctttgTTAGATGTTTGTTTCTGTACAGGTCTCGTGGCCTGGTCAGGCGTCCCTCCACGGGCAGGCCCCGTGTGCATCCCGACTCTctcggcgcgacgcgggctCTGTTGCTTTCTACAATTCTGGGACAGGCCGCCTCAAAGGCGGTTTCTTGGTCGGTTTtacgccgctgcgcgctctcCCCTGTTGACTGCGGACGCCGCCACGTCGCGGTCTGTCTCCCCCCGTTCTCCTCGGAACTCGCACTCACGAGGAGACTTCTGAGACGCCGCGTCCACGCCCAGGGCCTGGATGATGTCTTCGCAGCGCGACGTCACCGTATCGATGCAGCGTAGTTGCAGGCCCGCAGACGCCAAcagcgaaagcgaggcgacggccgagACGTACACCGGCAAGTTCAAGCAGAGGGCATTGGTGCTGACAAAGCAAACCCGGCACCACAACAGATAAAACGAAAATGAGGGACGTCTGCGCGAacggcagcgagcggctgcggagtcGCTAACTCGCGGCAGCTAGGCGCAGGAGTTCCAAGCCAAGCGCTGGGATGAGTGCACTATTCAGAGGATGCCAGCCAAGCCACCAGCAGATCTGCTTATGTGTTCGCGAAAGAATCGCAGCGCAAGTCCTGCCGGAGCGAGACCTCGACGAGCGGATGGAAACGTGAAGAATGAACGAGCGCGAGAAAGCGATCGGGATGCAGTGCCCGCTTGCCCTCGCACGCAAACGTGCGCGACCGCCAACAACAAGCAGCGTGAtagacgaggagaagaaacaaGAAAGCAAAGTAGCCTCCCTACGAAAGCATGCACAACGAGTGTCAAGCGAGAGGCAACTGACAGGGTATTGGGAAGGAGATCCAGGAGAGCGTAATGGCAAAAACGCAGGAGGGTAGAACGGGAAAATCTGAGAAACCATGTGCTGTCATTCTTCGTtcgtttctcttcgctcttccCACCtgaaggcgctggcgctcccATCAGATTCGGCTTCCGCGGACGCGTCTGCTTGCATCAAGGCCGTAAGGTGACAGACGATGTACGAGACGACCTCCCCTGCGACAAGCTGAAACGCAGGAGCCAAGAACCCGAAAACCAGAGAACAAAATTACATTGACTCACATGTTTCATGCTGGGTGCCACTTGCAGCTCATGCGAACGAGTGCATAGACAAAGAGGAGCGAGCATCCTCAAGAAGCCTCACAGCCCTAACGCGAGGACGCAAAGAGCGTGGAGAGGGCTGGCGGGACTGCCGCCCGAACTCGGAGGGCCGGGGAGCGATGCAGTACAGACGCCAGCCTGACCACCTCTAGAAAGATGTGTTTCCCTCACTCTCAGCAGAGTCGTAAGCCCTAAACCCTGAGCCTTGAACAGACGTGAGCTCAGGTTTCAGCGCTGAGAAAGCCACTGGATCAGCTGACGCTGTAGGGACTTACTGGGAGCTCGGAGGCGAAtggtgctgctgctgacgctgtctccagagacgcgccgggcgaggaagaaggagagggaaGGGATGCCGAAGCCCGATAGATGTACTCCGACCGGAGGAAAGCTGACAGCGCAGCGAGCTTCGAGCGAACCGCCAGGGAAGGAAGCGCGGGCCGCGAGTAGACGCGCAGAAGGgctggagaagaaaaaaggagcACGGCGATCTCCTGAAGGCAAAAGCGCATTCATTCCGGACATCTCAACGCGCTGCACGCCTTCACCGTAGCACCTACATGTAAGAATCTACAGAAATCGCGGTCGACTCTCCGCGGTCTGGGGTTCAACATGTCGCAGCAAGTCATCCTTGGTGGGAGTAGGGAAAACTGAGTTCGAGAAAAAAGAGTGAATCGTAGGGCCAGTTCAGTGGCGTGTGCTTCCCTGGCGCACATTCGGCAGCGAACTAACCGAAGCGAACCCTGCAGTCCTTCGCCTGCAGGGCGAAGCACCACGGGGACACCGTGCGTCCAACAGCCTCAAGTCAGAAAAGATTCTTTCTGGGAAACCCGCGACAGCAGGCCGTACGCGTTATGCGTTGCCCTTTGGGAAGCCTTTTCTTGTATCGCATTCTGCCTCGCACGCTGCCTCCGTTTCACCCTCAGCTGATTCGTGATTCATATCCTCCCTGGCGTCCGACGGCCTATATCCCACCCCAGGTTGTGAGCGAGCCGTCGCGAAGTTCAGCAGGCAGCTTACGTGCTGAACGTCGTATCCGCCCGATAGGCCCTTCGCCAGGCCGCACATGCGCAAGCAGCCGACGGCAACTTTTTCGCACAGAATGTCTCTCGGGAAGTCCGCCACACAGCTCGTCTCGCTGCCCGAGCTTTCGCACGCttccagcgccgcgtcggtttccccgtctccgcgctcaggcgccggcgcgtctcgcagaagcgcggcgaAAAGCGCGAGGACCGACGCGCGAAAGGCAGCCGCATCGGGGAAAAAAGTGAGGAGCAGCCTCTGCCCCTCGGAGgtgggcgtcggcgagcggaTCGTGCCCGGGGTCTCGGCGTTCGTCGTACGCGGaggtgcagctgcagcggtcGCTGGGCACGGAGCTGTGAGTGCGTCcccggcgtctgcgaagaggagggcgaggtcaagaggcgagagcgcgctgcgctgcgcatgcagtgaCAAGAACTGGAGAAGGCGGGAAAAGAGCGAGCTTCGAATGACTGCAGGAATGTGCTCGAACAGCAGCCTCAACAGGGCCACAAAGGCCGGGgcctgcgcacgcgaaaAGCCACGCCCCAAACGGCAGAGCgcacgcggcgtcgccgccgacgcggcgcggccgccaccggaagaggcgctggacGAGCGCAAaagcggcgcggacggcgatCCCCATGTGGGAAGACCGTTTAGCGCTTGCAGCCAGATCCGGAATGGCGTGTACGTCATGTTGCATGCACTCATCGCCACGACGAATCCGCCGACGCtcttctccgcagcctcgtggTACGCGCAAGGCGCGAGCCCGCGCAGGAACGTCATCGCGTCCCCCGAAAGAGAAAACGGCGACTCGAGGCACAGGCAGCCCTCTGCGTGAGGCTCCGCCCCCCAAGCCGAGCACTGCGCGCAAGCGGAGGAATTCGAGTCTCTGCCGTGCGGGGCCGAAAGGCGCTggctcctcgcctccccgtttacggcgtctcccgcgtgtCTTCCCGCAGCTCTGAGTCTCCACGCGTGGATCAGAAActcagcgacgaggcgactCTGGATGAACTTCTTCACAACCTTCTCGACAATgtggctgtcgctgctgcggctaTACAAGTTGCTCGCGGCCAGGTTTGGGAGCAGCGCGTGCAGGAAGAAGTCCCAGCCGATGCAGAGGAGCtccggcggccgctcgccgtcggcgtccgTCCCCTGGATCGAGCTCACGgcctttccgccgcctccctccgctgccgctgctgcccgcgccgcaaGATTCGTCGCAGAAGTCCACACACTCGAGCTAGAGACAGTGCCTGACCCGAAGTCGCGCCCGGCCGCGTCGTTCCGGCGCTCGGCgttctctgcctcttcgcttgCCCCTCCCGTGCAGCCCACCTCGCCGGTCGCGCTAGGCTtgcccgccgccgacgccttcgGGGAGGGCCGCAGGAACTCCCACAAAAGCGGATAGAGGTGAAGGTCCTCGATGCAGGAGGAAAGGAATACAAGCAGAAGCGATCGGGTCAAGAGGGCATTGTCGTGCGATAAGATTCGCTTCAGAACAGTCTCCACCCACAGCGGCTGCAGAATAAGCGGCGAGACGGCAGGAggtgcctcgccgcccgcgggtcGGGgtgcgccctccgcgtcagCTTCCATTTCACGCGCGTCTGTCAAGACCGGACCCGCCGCACCGGACGGGGCGAATGACACACacgagagggcgacgaacgCGCTCGCTTTGTGCCCGATACCCGCCGCCTTTTTCGCCTCTCGAGGCGGTGCGGAGCGTGCGAGGAGACGGCTGAGCGAGACtttcgcggcgagcgcgcaaaGACGCCGCATGTGCTTCCACTGCTGCTTGATCAGGTGCTGAGAAAagtcctccagcgcctcaaGCAGCTGCAAGAACGCCTGCCAGCCAACCTCTTGTTCCTCGGCAGACACCCCACAGCTCTTCAGCTCTTGCTCGAACATTGAgagcctcgcctcctccccgtcggcgcctgcgccgctcgcatCGCAGCTTGACAGGCCTGCAGGCCCCGactcccgcgccttcgcccgctGCCCCCGCTGTGCAGCCTTCTGCCTTTCGCGCAGGGTATGCAGCAGTGGCTGCTGCACGGCCGCCTGGACATGCTCAAGCAGCGCCCGAGCGCGTTtgcgagagagcggcgcagagtcCACGAGGCCAGCGAACAACCACGTCCATCGGGCATCGGCTGAGTCGAGACAGGGGtcacgcgcgccgacgcctctctgcgcgacgcagagcatGTCGTCGCCGAATCGCTTGAGAGAaaacgccgcgcagaagaaaatGTCAGGAAAGCGCAGCGCAAGGTCAAAGGCATCTTCCCTGTCTGCGAGCTGCTCGAGCTTGGATCGGGGAGCCTCGAGACACTTGGCGCTCCCGACCGTGGGCTCTGGAGCCCTGTGCCCCGTCCCGTTcggacgcgcggagactgtCCTCGAGAAGAGGACAGAACCCGGGGCAGAAACGGCGGTCGTCTGGGAGTTGAgtgaaggcgcggaggcggctaCGAAGCaggacgaaggcggaaaAACGAGGGTCGGGTGCGCGAGGGCACACTGagcgtccgcggcctgctcCTGAGCGGCACCGTCTTCGGGCGCAAGCGACGACAGGAGCCCGCGCTCGGCGGTCGACAGGCAAAAGCTCGTTCGTCCATCAAGAAGAGTCGAAACGAGAGAAAGCATAAACACAGCCGCCTGGCGAGGATTAAGTCCGTGCCGAAGCACGCGCGGGAGGACGCGAGTGAACATGCACTTTCGCTGGGACCGGAAGACGGGTGACGTGACCAGCTCGTGCAGTaggggaaggaggcggcgggacaGACGGCGAATCTCCTGAACCACGAAAACACGGAAAAAACAGCAGCttcgagacgcagagagagtgtcacgagggaggaagacagagccaacgcgcgcgccgggtGGCGCGAATCACGGATGACTCATGAAGTGCCTACAAGGATGACAAAAGAGAATGAGACAGATAGACACACCCCCAGGCCCACAACCGCATGGCTATGTACAGGGCACGGCGTGAAGGAGTACGCGAGCACAGCCACGTCTGCAAACACACAGGTCTGTACGCCGTTGTATATTCATGTGCATTGGCGCATTATGTTAAGCAAATATGAAGGTATAATGTGCAAGAGCTTTACAGAACCATCCACCATTTCATATCTACGCAGTGTAGAACCATGTCGATATTGATCCACATTACgttctatctctaaatcagGCGAAGCTGGGAACGCGTCATACGTGAGGACATCTCTGGCTAGACCTAAACGCGTCCGCGATGGAAGCACAAACCTCCACCGCCGGGACGCGACACAGTCGAGAAGTCGCACGGTCTGTTCCATCCCGTATGGTTGTCCGCTTTCCACCCCGTAGCCTCCTATGCGATTTCCGCtagtcgcgcgcgcgacgacccCCTACCAGGTGCTCCTTTCTTTCGTTCAGCAGCGCCAGCCACATCTCCAACATAGCGCACGTGCCCTCGCAGGTCAGCGCCTCGTCGAAGCGAATGCCGTGTGCGTCCTCAGCTCGCGTGTCGACTTCGTCCCCCGGCGCCTGACGCCCAGCTTtgtctgcgtccgcgcctccgcgggcggcctcttctgcgcgcgtgAGGCCGAGGTCGCCGTGCTGAAACTCTTCGGCGTCGAGAATCCGTTCCCGCGTGCACAGGAGCTCGCTCATCACCCACTCCGAGCCCGCGGAtagcgcgcaggcgcaagGCGTGAAGAGCAGGCCAAAGTCGGCTTCCGCTGCATCCTGTTCCCCGGCAGACAAACGCTCCCGACCTCCGCCTGTCTCTGAGTCTCcccggccgcggaggcggcggcagggctcgcacgccgcgctcgacgcgggcggctgaggcgcagaagcCTCGAAAAGAACCCGGCTGGCGAGTCTCGCCAGCGTCGCTTTGTCTTGGGGCGGTCCCTGCAGTACCCACGAGAGAGCGAGTTGCGGATTCGCCTCTTTTCCGCGCTTCTTGTTGAGGCGTCCCTtgggcgcggcagaggcctcggcgtcgttcgcgctcgcggcatCCTTGTTGTGCTTCGCACTTTCTCGCTcccttctgcgcgccttcttctcgccctttCCTTCGCGCTtggaagacgcggaaaccgaagaggacgcgagaagcagaagcagccgAAAAGGTCGCAGCACaccctgcagcgcgcgcggcgcgcgggcggaggaagcagccgcCGAAGGTGGGAAGATGAGAGCTTGACGCTGCTCGTTGGAGCACGcgtgaagaaggagaaggaaggcctCCAGGAGCAGACGAACGACGGggagcgacagaggcgagtCGGCtaaggaggaagcagacgagccGAAGAAGGCCGTGGCGCCGTGCGCAGCGTGGGGCAaggcgtcttctcgctcggcCGCACGCTCTGCGTCACTCGCGCCGCAATTTCGGTGGGCGTCCTGCGCTCGCGAGTAACCGGGGGCGGAAGGTGAAGAGAGGCAGCTGTTTTGCGAGGCTGccgagagaaaagacgctGAGAAGGGAACGGGTCTGGCGcttgcgccgctctcctgaAGCTTTGCAAGGCGCCACTGGAAGAGCGCATTCGGCagcaagagagaagaaatctcgcgcagcagcgcttcgcggctgtgggcgccctgcgcggagactgcgTCAGACCGGCTGTCAGGCGCACATggtggcgaagaaggcgaagtcAGTAGCTGGGCAACGAATGACGAAAGCAGAGGATGCGCTGCCGAGGGCGTCACAGGCAAGCGCGAGAGGTCGCAGCAGAAACGAACCAGGGAAACAAGGACCGGAGAGAACGGCGATCCGGCTGCCACAGGGGGAGAGttggaggcagaagaagaggacggcggaggagacggaaGCGGAAACATCTTGAAGagagcaggcggcggctgggGATGTGGAGACAGAGTGCCGGGGGTCGGCGGCATCAAAGTGCcgggcgtcggcggcatCAAAGTGCcgggcgtcggcggcatCAAAGTGCcgggcgtcggcggcatCAAAGTGCcgggcgtcggcggcatCAAAGTGCcgggcgtcggcggcatCAAAATGCcgggcgtcggcggcatCAAAAtgccgggcgacggcgacggaaGCGACGGCCTGGAAATCAGACGCCTCAGGtacgcagaaggcggcagcaAACCCGCACCAGGCGGCTAAGAGAGAGTGAATGGTTTCCCCGGAGCGCGGGAAGgtcagagaggagaggaaggaggcgatatggagacgaagaacggagtctcgcctcgcccagCTACTGTGAATCGACGCGTTCGGCGCTGCGAGACTTCGCGCGCCTTGCTAGGGCCCCCCCGACGAAATCCTCGAACCGCAGAAACGAAAAGGCGAGTCAGAGGGCAGCTCCTCGGGAGCAGCCATGCAcacagagacgcagcgaacGAGAAACAGCGTCTAAAAACGGATTCTGCGAGGTTCTGACTCCCAACGAACCCGCCCGCAGTCTCGCGAATTTGCATGCAATCACAAGGGACGATGTGCATGCGCCTGGCATGCGACAGTTGCAAGCGCGTGATGCGAACGCGGGGGCAACTCTTTCATGTTTCTCGGGACTGCGGTGGAGTGTCGAGGAACTGCGGAGGGGAGGGAGACTCGGGGGAAGCAGCAACCTTCCTGCAGGCCCACAGGACTCGCGAACGATACCTGCGTCTTTTGCTTGCGGATTCCATAGAGTGTGCTCTACAAGTATCAGAcgaaaaccctaaaccctgtTGCCTGCGGAGCGGCAGGTATCTCCAAGGGGTTCCGCGGGTTTACGGACTCAGGCGTATCTAGTAATGTGGCGCGATGAGTTGAGTTTCGGAATCTCTGGAGTATACAGTAAAGTCTAAAGAGCTATAGCTTGAGGCGAACCTTACGCCGTCCGCACCGGGGGTCACCACATGACGGGGTTGCTCGCGCAGACGTGGGCTGCTCATGTTTTTCGTTGCCCCCTCAGATGCCTGCAATGACGTGAACATTACGATTCTGGGTCGCGGCCGATTGCCCTCCTTGTGGCTCTCCAGTGTGGAAATGCGCGCGATGTATGCCTAGACCAGCAGAGCGCTGGTCCGGCGTTTATCCCGGCATGGGCGTGTCCCCTCGTTGTCGCGGAAAACAACAGACCAGGTTGCGTTACAAAGGCTGCCTTGTCACGCAGGCCCACCGCCGCGCAACTGTTAAACTCGCACAGAGTGCTTTCTTGCGCAGACTGAACGCGGGCGGCCTGACAAGGCTTAAGGGACCGAGGCAGTCACCTTCCGGCGGCACATCAACCTGGAACACTCCTTCCCGTATAGGATGGGAATCGTATGTATTGGGGCGGGTaccgcctccgcagcaccGTTGCTGTGGCGCGGATCCCACAGAGTTTAACGCGTTTCAGGGCCCCAGGCACTTCGTATGTGAAACCTAATGTCAAAGCAAAGCACTATGGAGACGACACCTACATACGTGTCTCCTGCAGCGTAAATCTTGCTCGTCCAAGCGCGGTCTATTGAATAATAACTAAGGAGTAAACCCAAAAGTGTGCAACACG
This window harbors:
- a CDS encoding hypothetical protein (encoded by transcript BESB_039440), producing the protein MPPTPGILMPPTPGTLMPPTPGTLMPPTPGTLMPPTPGTLMPPTPGTLMPPTPGTLSPHPQPPPALFKMFPLPSPPPSSSSASNSPPVAAGSPFSPVLVSLVRFCCDLSRLPVTPSAAHPLLSSFVAQLLTSPSSPPCAPDSRSDAVSAQGAHSREALLREISSLLLPNALFQWRLAKLQESGASARPVPFSASFLSAASQNSCLSSPSAPGYSRAQDAHRNCGASDAERAAEREDALPHAAHGATAFFGSSASSLADSPLSLPVVRLLLEAFLLLLHACSNEQRQALIFPPSAAASSARAPRALQGVLRPFRLLLLLASSSVSASSKREGKGEKKARRRERESAKHNKDAASANDAEASAAPKGRLNKKRGKEANPQLALSWVLQGPPQDKATLARLASRVLFEASAPQPPASSAACEPCRRLRGRGDSETGGGRERLSAGEQDAAEADFGLLFTPCACALSAGSEWVMSELLCTRERILDAEEFQHGDLGLTRAEEAARGGADADKAGRQAPGDEVDTRAEDAHGIRFDEALTCEGTCAMLEMWLALLNERKEHLEIRRLSRRLLPLLHELVTSPVFRSQRKCMFTRVLPRVLRHGLNPRQAAVFMLSLVSTLLDGRTSFCLSTAERGLLSSLAPEDGAAQEQAADAQCALAHPTLVFPPSSCFVAASAPSLNSQTTAVSAPGSVLFSRTVSARPNGTGHRAPEPTVGSAKCLEAPRSKLEQLADREDAFDLALRFPDIFFCAAFSLKRFGDDMLCVAQRGVGARDPCLDSADARWTWLFAGLVDSAPLSRKRARALLEHVQAAVQQPLLHTLRERQKAAQRGQRAKARESGPAGLSSCDASGAGADGEEARLSMFEQELKSCGVSAEEQEVGWQAFLQLLEALEDFSQHLIKQQWKHMRRLCALAAKVSLSRLLARSAPPREAKKAAGIGHKASAFVALSCVSFAPSGAAGPVLTDAREMEADAEGAPRPAGGEAPPAVSPLILQPLWVETVLKRILSHDNALLTRSLLLVFLSSCIEDLHLYPLLWEFLRPSPKASAAGKPSATGEVGCTGGASEEAENAERRNDAAGRDFGSGTVSSSSVWTSATNLAARAAAAAEGGGGKAVSSIQGTDADGERPPELLCIGWDFFLHALLPNLAASNLYSRSSDSHIVEKVVKKFIQSRLVAEFLIHAWRLRAAGRHAGDAVNGEARSQRLSAPHGRDSNSSACAQCSAWGAEPHAEGCLCLESPFSLSGDAMTFLRGLAPCAYHEAAEKSVGGFVVAMSACNMTYTPFRIWLQALNGLPTWGSPSAPLLRSSSASSGGGRAASAATPRALCRLGRGFSRAQAPAFVALLRLLFEHIPAVIRSSLFSRLLQFLSLHAQRSALSPLDLALLFADAGDALTAPCPATAAAAPPRTTNAETPGTIRSPTPTSEGQRLLLTFFPDAAAFRASVLALFAALLRDAPAPERGDGETDAALEACESSGSETSCVADFPRDILCEKVAVGCLRMCGLAKGLSGGYDVQHEIAVLLFSSPALLRVYSRPALPSLAVRSKLAALSAFLRSEYIYRASASLPSPSSSPGASLETASAAAPFASELPLVAGEVVSYIVCHLTALMQADASAEAESDGSASAFSTNALCLNLPVYVSAVASLSLLASAGLQLRCIDTVTSRCEDIIQALGVDAASQKSPRDLILVSAALCLLAASVSHLLPPTADTLAPATPCGTDAAAAADADMEDRMKKASLRLFLVFLAKVNRPLATQHRHAALASLLETGEGDRKGSGSLLTTLSSSPSRMPVSSLPLSPADPRSASCSSSSLFAFAEVGDFSSWPGVISSFHRARATLLDTLSSATLRASRAVSSDAAAPLACSSLVGCFLQHEMMAQRAPAAAEHFQASDAAPSSSPPSASPSGSASLSLLSLPLPPSSLPREEILVVCPAAELELLSERLLSALALHIQRASDQDSEFARLAASRVRSPSASVLSLPRVVALGLLSEIEGCPPAALASLFRAIRRFALPLLLLPHHGPLGAEGTSPGALAALQALLVEFTTQTERIISDRTETALPLSAVREACLAVLSPLMLATESRCLRREERSRRNDHGGSDPQDDDAEAQSGPHDQKGAFVLNFAKALLGLGKNTLAVSRAAVVPLLSSLAVLGVHGATAGLESGEGDAGRRRISASSPPASSPPASPAASSGPRFFQLSDAYIRLLAEVLLHREFILLDGASATTVDPFGASAPWLAQDDQEEASLWRTPSSPLSVLTCSDPAAFFVASSPLCRAADQRASSCKPLFLPARLATLRQTPAFVRLLALSFFHLLGRASCTPATEKAGEMASSSEPQEGPEASLVVSLAASLSFKAFARDLLFRVSSRLLDIVTRAPSHSGGSREAAEDGDDGGAVGRDGEERKLGRNPGNYLPMPNSCHHRILLRGWQALASFAPFFRCAPAPVLDTLHTQIWKAVTMPQLADVRHYIDIMAVQVLLMFPTQSCTPLAAILLNFDSPTQTLIGALTIAGFFLLHEADAERVGGESKSLATMPNGDREHVKHTLFAAVAPYLTSNAAYPRGVAQYVVYEYLNKSRKDHQTPLAMGASEEQRNLRDQVGAAAAPTESSPFDKTSGGSLGAAVLHGLYRQLEESKECRKMRAKCSEVFPLWQPHVLGSLDSLLTVGPEGTSDVLYDAANKATASALAGIAVPPPPSSSSALGSAALGEGDGALGVEAVARTVLADFDLRPSWALAVALKDAIKEEMGVAWHGKGQEGEETMDNVVASLAARATSPGDKGEGEAKGAAPPTSAPNELDRNTSKEANAARDERDADGEKRAAGEKQDLVCQRKFVPQQNQRSKEDETARADLVSPWLYVGGEGEALERELRQRGELVVVASLVNKVPNLAGLARTCEVFDAKKLIIHNLDILNDPQFNTIGVSAHRWLPIEQVSADEVATYLMELKAQGYTVVGVEQTGSSEMLEAFTFDRKTALVLGAEKEGLPAALLVLMDACIEIPQLGLIRSLNVHVTGAMVIWEYTKQHALA